Sequence from the Longimicrobiaceae bacterium genome:
CGGACGCGCTCAACCGCACCTTCGTCCTCCCGGCGGACGTGCGGCTCACCTTCGCCGAGTGCGGCGAGGCGAACGCCTTCTACGACCCCGACGAGCGCCGGATCCGGATCTGCTACGAGCTGATGGACGACCTCTACGGCGTCTTCGGCGAGACCACCGGGTCCGAGGAGGAGCTGAACGAGGCCGCGTGGGGAGCGATCTACTTCACGCTCTACCACGAGCTGGGGCACGCGCTGGTGCACCTGTGGGACCTCCCTATCACCGGACGTGAGGAGGACGCGGTGGACCAGCTCGCCGCCTTCCTGCTGACGGACGGGACGGAGGAGGGGGGGAAGGCCGCCATCAACGGGGCGAACGCCTTCCTCCTGGAGCACGACCGCGCGGGCGGGGCCGGCGATCCCGCGCCCTGGAACGAGCACTCCCTGGACGCGCAGCGGTTCTACAACATCGTCTGCTGGGTGTACGGCCGGGATCCGGAGGGGTACGCCTACCTCGTGGAGGACGGCACCCTTCCGCCGGAGCGGGCGCATCTCTGCGCGGAGGAGTACGAGCGGCTGGACCGGAGCTGGGCGGGGCTGCTGTCGCCGTACCTCAAGCCGCAGTGAGCTGGTTCTCGAGGAACAGCCGATCTGGGCGTGTCCCCCGCGGGCGCGGGGGCCGGGCCCCCTCCCGGCTCGCTTAGGCTCGCCACCCTCCCCCGCATGCGGGAGAGGGCTGACGGCTACGGGCAGTTCATCCCCTCTCCCAGACTTGGGAGAGGGTGGCTCTCAGGCCGCCGGGTGAGGGCCACCCAACGGCGCCCCCACCGGGATCTCCCGGCAGGGGGCGCCGTTTCGCACTCACGCACTCCCCTCACCGCACCTCCAGCAGCTCCACGTCGAAGACCAGGGTCGCGTTCGGCGGGATCACGTTCCCCGCGCCGCGGGCGCCGTACCCCAGCTCGGGCGGGATGAGCAGCGTCCGGCGGCCGCCCACCTTCATCCCCTGCACTCCCTCGTCCCACCCGCGGATCACCATCCCCGCGCCGAGCGGGAACTCGAACGGCTCCCCGCGGTCGCGGCTGCTGTCGAACTTGGTGCCGTCGGTCAGCGTGCCGGTGTAGTGCACCGCCACGGCCTTCCCGCGCGTCGCTTCGGCTCCGGTGCCCACCTGCTCGTCGCGCCAGCGCAGGCCGGTGGGGGTGGTGGTCATGTCGTCGGTGTTCACGGCGGTTCTCCCGTCGAGGGTGATGGGGGACGTGGAGGGTGGGGGGGCGGCAAGGGGCGTTCCGTGGGAATGAAGAATGTAGAATGAAGATTGTAGAAAGGGGGCTGCGGGGGCATCGGCGTGGGGGAGCGGGCTCGGCGAGGTTTGACGGCCGGAGGCGCAGCGGCGTACTCTTCGGGGACCAGACACACCTCTTCCGCAACGATGCCATGACCCGACGCACGCTCCTCCTGGCCGCGGCCGCGCTCCTGGCCCTCGCCCCCGCCGCGCAGGCGCAGGGGGGCCGGTACGACGCCGCGGCGCGCGCGGCCGACTCGGCGGGGGCGCTCGCCGCCTTCCGCTCCAACATCGCCGCGATCCACGGGCGCGACCGCGCGGCGTACCTGCGGCACTACCTGCAGAGTCCGCGGCTGGCGCGAACCGGGCCGGGCGGGACGCAGTGGGGGTACGCGGGGCTGGCGTCCGGAGACCCGGACTCCTGGCCGGACACGCTGGTGGCCACGCACTTCGAGGTGGTGCCCGTCGCGCCGGGGGTGGTGTACGGCGCCTACCGGTACCGGGTGGTGCAGGGCGGGAGCCAGCGCGGGGTCTCGGAGCGGGTGCTGGTGAAGCAGCCGGACGGGAGCTGGAAGGTGGCGGTCTCCACCGCCTTCGGCTCGCCCGGCGACACCCCGGTCCCCGCCTTCGCCTTCACCGGCGCAACCCTCGTGGACGGCACGGGCGCGGCGCCGCGCACCGGGACGGTGGTGATGCGCGGCGGGAAGATCGCCTGCGTGGGGGAGTGCGAGGTGGGCCCCGACGTGCACGCCATCGACGCGCGGGGGAAGTGGATCGTCCCGGGGCTGGTAGACGCGCACGTCCACTACTCCCAGACCGGGTGGGCGGACGGG
This genomic interval carries:
- a CDS encoding DUF4344 domain-containing metallopeptidase, with amino-acid sequence MPHLPSARRPLRRRALPAMLAALLASGCTPAEGASVADQGDFVVVYDTPRSAEYRQWQADLRGARVLEDVADALNRTFVLPADVRLTFAECGEANAFYDPDERRIRICYELMDDLYGVFGETTGSEEELNEAAWGAIYFTLYHELGHALVHLWDLPITGREEDAVDQLAAFLLTDGTEEGGKAAINGANAFLLEHDRAGGAGDPAPWNEHSLDAQRFYNIVCWVYGRDPEGYAYLVEDGTLPPERAHLCAEEYERLDRSWAGLLSPYLKPQ
- a CDS encoding FKBP-type peptidyl-prolyl cis-trans isomerase codes for the protein MNTDDMTTTPTGLRWRDEQVGTGAEATRGKAVAVHYTGTLTDGTKFDSSRDRGEPFEFPLGAGMVIRGWDEGVQGMKVGGRRTLLIPPELGYGARGAGNVIPPNATLVFDVELLEVR